TGCCGCCGGACATGTGCATGGAACAAGAATtttattcttgaccatattaatcccTGGGCCGAAGCATCCAAATGGTCGTTGGATGTATTTCTTCAACCACTGATACATGAGCTAAAGGAGTTGTGGTCAGAAGGGGTAAGAACTTATGATTGTTCCACGAAAACCAATTTTTACGATGCGAGCAGTTCTTCTGTGGacgataagtgactttcctgcttatggaATGTTGTCTGGCTGGACAACTCATGGAAGGTTTATTTGTCATATTGTCATGGATCTACAGATgcttttcaactgaagaatggtagaaagagttgttggtttgattgtcatcgtcgatttcttcccattgcCCATCCCTACAGAAGAaataagacattgtttaggaaaaacaaagttgtcAGAGACAGTCCTCTCCATATCTCACAGGCAGCAGATCGAGGAGGACATTGATTATTACGGAGCTCAGAAAACTGTGAAGAAAGGAGGAAACTGGCATGTTCCTGGTAATATGCCTGATGGGTATGGGTATCTCAAATTGACATAAgaaagtatattttgggagctaCCTTACTGGAAAGATCTCTCTTTTACGCCAActggatgtgatgcatatagagaagaactttttgacaacatcatgaTTACAATACTGAACGTCccagggaagacaaaagataacaaaaagtcaaggatggcccgatatttgctcaagaagtgaGTTACATATCAAGAGCAATGGAAATGTTCATGTTCCCATCTTTCGATTGTCATCAGAAGCGAAGTCAACTTTGTTTGACTGGGTTGCATCAGAAGTGAAGTTTCCTGATGGTTACGTTTCAAATCTGTCAATGGTGTTGAACGAGGTCAAAAGTTCTCAggaatgaagagtcatgattgtcatgtgtttatgcaacgactacttccattcgctttttgctgagttccttccaacaaatgtacatgaagcacttgcaggtaaatattaataatatactatgtatatatatatatatatatatatattatgaaatgtTACTATTTGGGTTATATTTGCAATAAACAGCGATCGGAGCTTTCTTCAGAGACCTTAGTACACGTATGTTCAAGGAAGAAGTCATCGAACAACTTCATGAGAACATCCCGATCATAGTGTGCAACctagagaagatatttcctccatcattttttgacgtcatggaacatCTAGTTGTCCACCTCCCGTACGAAGCATTACTTCGCGGACCTGTTCACaatggatggatgtatccaTATGAGCGCtctatgaaatatttgaaggggaAAGCAAGAAATCTTGCAAAGGTGGAAAGTTCGATTATGGCTGGAAGTTTGACAGCAGAAACATCTAACTTCACATCATACTACTTTGCTTCAACGGTTCGTACGAGGAAAAGAGTTCctagaagatatgatgatggtggagtaCCGCAATCTTATGCAGTAGACGGTGTTCCTGACATTTTCTGCCAAATTGGACGGTTTGGTGGTAAACTGAGAGAAGTATGGTGGTCCAGTGATGAGGATAAGCATAGTGCCCACACTTATATTCTGCTCAACTGCGAGGATGCTGTGACGCGTTCTTTTGAAAGGTAAATAATATTCATGTGTATTTTATGATATGATGTTAActaattatatgatatgatgcatTTGTTTAATTTGCAGCTTGTTTGTATCTCAAGTTGAAGAAGCAATACCAGGAATATCCGGAACCGAGGTGGATGCAAGGAAAGATAAGCACTTTGTCAAGTGGTTAAAAGGACatgtaatattaacatattaagtaATCTTTGGTACTATTATTGATAATGTAAAATTCTAACAGTGATGTATTAATTTGTAGGTTGATTATGACGATCCATATTATCCTGTATGGTTTCATGATTTGATCCAAGGTCCAGTagcaaaggtcaccacatcatCTATGTACTTCACACGAGGTTTCACTTTTCATACATATGAGTATGGGAGACGTCGGGCAACAAGCAACTAcggaatatgtgtgaaaggtgaaACAGACTTTTACGGGATCTTGCAAGAGATTATTGAGGTGGAATTTCCAGGGTTGTTGAAGCTAAAATGTGTCCTCTTCAAATGcgagtggttcgaccccgtggAGAACCgtggtgttcggtttaacaaatttggtGTTGTGGATATCCATTCTGGGAGAAGATATAACAAATTtgagcctttcatcttagcttcccAAGCCGAACAAGTTAGCTTCCTTCAATACCCTCGCATTCGAAGTTCTGGGATAAATTGGTTAACTGCTATCAAAATAACACCTCGTGGACGGATTGttgctggagaagaaccacctttgcaagaagaagatgcaatcAATGAAGTTGAGGTACCTGATCAACAAACTGATGAAATTCTTTTGATCGACCCGAATAACCGTCaatatgaagatcttcccgaaGATGTGACGGATGAAGCACGTGAAGATGAGTTCGATAGAAGCGATGATGATCATTGTAGTGATGTTGATGAGAACTCAAACGATTCTTcatgatgtaaaatatgtaacaaatgttgatttttattagaagatcttattttcatatgtgtatcaaattctattttataaaatatgcatttaaaaaaaaaattggagtttatggtttcagttggaaaaagaggttgaatgtgtaaaagatatgatagtatagatatgtaagtttggggtttagggattttgatTTTCGGGGTTTCACATATTTTGTTGTAATTTCGTTGTaaaaaaaacgcgggcctggtactttTCTCGTAAAGGTTAGGTTCGTCGTAACTTCGTTGTAAACCATGAATCGgagtttagggatttgatttgtgGTTTCAAAGAGTAGTTGTAAACACGTCGTAAACAAAAAAagcgggcctggtactttcgtcgtaattcctgaaagcacgtgtcctcgtaaattcgtcgtaaactgaAACACGGGCCTGGTACTTTCCTCGTAAACCAAAATagcgggcctggtactttcgtcgtaaacccaaaaacgcaggcctggtatattcctcgtaaatttacgacgaatttacgtggaacgtgttttctttatatatgcaaCGCCTCTGAACGAGGCTTCCTCGTTCATTCCtcacaaatctctctctctctaaggtaactcctctctctctctctagttagtttttttttataattagtttaggtggttagtatagagaattagtttagagaattagtttagagaattagtttaggtggttagtatagagaattttttaaaaaataattaattaatagtgttgtgatttttaatttttttttttaaataatgtagaTCATGGCTCCTAGGAAAAAACCACCACCGACTTATGATGAGATGTTTGGCGACGGTGCCGGgacgtcttcttcttccggcGGCCGAGCATCTTCTGATGCCGTTCCGGGCTCTCAGACATCTCAGAGAGTTTGGAGTTCTCCTCCCGCACCTCACATGGCTCCACCTCCGCCACCAGCAGCTCAGAtggctccacctcctccaccagcAGCTCCGCAGGAGCCCATTCCAGGGGCAGAAGTTCATCCAGACTTGCGGGTGCCTCCTCATGCACCATACGCAAGATATACGGTGGAGGATTTGCTTTCCGCGCCTGGACAAGAGGGTATGGACGTTTTGGACCCCGATAGACCGCCGGGTACTTATTGGtaagtaaatttataatttaaaaatttcaaatcatttttatatattttattaacaagttGGTTCAATTTGACTCCAGATCACGTCAAGACCACTTGGTTTAAATAGTTTGcggtaatttttcaattttctttttaatatttaattttattatttttattaattattaattattaatggtttcataattttgtttgtttcagcaaAGGTGGAATTGGTCCTTAGGAATCACCGAAATAGTGAAGAAGGAATTCGAGGCAAAGGCGAGGACTCGCCTTACCAACACGGTCTCGGATTGGAAGGATAAATGGGAGATCTACGGCTATGACGGGAAGCCCACTGGGGTCACCAAGGATGTATGGGATGGACCCATCGCCTTTTGGAAGCTACCCAGCTCAATCCGGAAGGCCAACTCCTGCTCCGCTTCCCGTAGGACCAAGGATAAAGACGGGAATTTGCCTATGCTTCATACCACCGGGCAAAAACCTCATGCCGGGATCCGTCTCGACGCTGTAAGTTttagttgtaatatttattttattaataaatttgaatttcaatatttaatattttattattggtttttgtAGTTTGAGAAGACCGGAGTCATGCCATCTTTGTCCGACCTCTTCAAGATGACTCACGCCAAACCGGACGGGACTTTTGTTGATCCTGCACCGAGAAGCTCTTCAACACTGTGGCTGCTCGGGTTGATGAGCGGGAGACGCAACTCACCCAGCAGTCTCCGGATGGATTACCCGTCAAATTGACGACGGAAGAGGTCGACAGGATCTTCGAggaggtaaaatttaaaagctagtttaaattaattttactatttcaacaatattaactatttaatattattttttgtaggtcGCTCCAAGAAAGAAGGACCGGACGGTGGGAATCGGTTCTGTCAACGAAGTCGCAAGGGCGACTTCGTCTTACTCTTCTAGACGGGCCCAAGAGACTTCTCAGATGCAGGCTCGATTGGATACCCAACAAGAGCGTTTAGACTCTCTCGAGAACCTGTTGGATATTATGGCGATGGGGAACCCGACCATGCAGAGAGCGTTGGCGGCCAGACGAGAAGCTCTCGGGATGCAACAACGGGATCCCGAATCTACCGATCCAGTGGGAGCGGGAACGAGCGGAGAGGGACCGAGCGGGACCGGCTACTTTGATGATGTATCGCTCccgtagatttttatttttataatttcgttttgtaaaatattaaaacttaaattttatttatggaatatttattttctaaacaattgtttttttattatttgaaattttaatttttataatttccaattttattataaataaaataaaataataaatgaaattaatataattaatataataaataaaataacgatgtaaattcgtcgtaaagtttacaacgaatttacatcgaagtACTCGTAAATACGATGTAAACAATTACATCGAGTTTACAACGACGGAGATGTAAAGTCGTCGTaaattttacaacgaatttacatcgaacttttacgtgtattttacatcaaaatatttacaactCCTTTACGACGAACCTTTACGAGTTAGTTATAACGAGTGTTTACGTGGACATTACGACGAAAGCTTTCCTTCTCCTTTACGACGAATTCATTAACTCGTAACCGTTACGTGGCGTTTACAACGAATCTTCTTTTACGACGGACAATTAACAACGAATCACGTTTCGaagtaaattcgtcgtaatcccccttttacaacgaatttacaacgaaaaGCGCCCtggtaaataatatgttttcttgtagtgataaatttacaaaatacacataaaatataataagtgAGAGTAGGCATGGGCATTCCGGTCTTCAGATCGTCtaagaattgtttttttttaggtCTGTGTCCTTTGAGTCAATATTATAACTCAAATAGATATCCATGGTCTGAATTTGGGTTGGTTCCTTTCACGCCTGGGTTGGTTAGGATCCATAattcaaatatacatatatatatatatataatatgtacttTTTTGGTAAATAGCGGGTCTGGATAGGTTTATTCAGGATCCAAAAAGACTCGGAGCACCCCGAAACCCGAGAAAATACCCAAAATCTCAAACtgctaaaaataaacaaatacccgaaaatattcaaatactcAAAAGACCcaaaaatttatccaaaatctgaTCCTAGGAACCAA
The DNA window shown above is from Raphanus sativus cultivar WK10039 unplaced genomic scaffold, ASM80110v3 Scaffold0871, whole genome shotgun sequence and carries:
- the LOC130503229 gene encoding uncharacterized protein LOC130503229 translates to MAPRKKPPPTYDEMFGDGAGTSSSSGGRASSDAVPGSQTSQRVWSSPPAPHMAPPPPPAAQMAPPPPPAAPQEPIPGAEVHPDLRVPPHAPYARYTVEDLLSAPGQEGMDVLDPDRPPAKVELVLRNHRNSEEGIRGKGEDSPYQHGLGLEG